In Geminocystis sp. NIES-3709, a single genomic region encodes these proteins:
- a CDS encoding GTP-binding protein, translating to MTEWQWQEEDWENTILDFAHLQGEINYKQAQESLQNILLNLDLKEEEKQGLETDIEHLTQMLQKLEDSVISIAAFGMVGRGKSSVLNALVGQEIFITGPLHGVTRAIDQTNWRLDKENIGDSEQKVQRLIKAVENVQIQLIDTPGIDEIDGETREILAHQIASQVDLILFVIAGDITRVEFQALCQLREVGKPMLLVFNKIDQYPEVDRAEIYSTIRDVRVRELLSADEIVMVAASPLIATTVKDKEGKVKIIRQRGKPQIDDLQLKILQILHQEGKSLVALNTMLFTGEINEKLVQQKIIWREAEAQKVIQKTVMTKATAIALNPVTALDLFTGAIIDVAMILTLSHLYGIPMTQQSAIKLLQKIAFSLGGITASDILVTFGLSSLKGLLGLATPATGGLSLAPYISVAITQGGVAGVSTYIIGQVTKVYLANGASWGENSPLTVVKNIINSLDETSILNRIKWELKAKLSKKIHQAIREKS from the coding sequence ATGACGGAATGGCAATGGCAAGAGGAAGACTGGGAAAATACTATTCTTGATTTTGCTCATTTGCAAGGAGAAATTAACTATAAACAAGCTCAAGAATCTCTACAAAATATATTACTTAATCTTGACCTTAAAGAAGAAGAAAAGCAAGGCTTAGAAACAGATATTGAGCATTTAACCCAAATGTTACAAAAACTAGAAGATTCCGTGATTTCCATTGCTGCTTTTGGTATGGTTGGCAGAGGCAAATCCAGTGTTTTAAATGCTTTAGTTGGTCAAGAAATTTTTATTACAGGTCCTTTACATGGTGTCACTCGTGCTATAGATCAAACTAATTGGCGCTTAGATAAGGAGAATATCGGCGATAGTGAACAAAAAGTACAAAGGTTAATTAAGGCGGTGGAAAATGTCCAAATTCAATTGATAGATACTCCCGGTATTGATGAAATTGATGGAGAAACAAGGGAAATTTTAGCCCATCAAATCGCTTCCCAAGTGGACTTAATTTTATTTGTGATTGCAGGAGATATAACTAGAGTTGAGTTTCAAGCCTTATGCCAATTAAGGGAAGTGGGAAAACCCATGTTATTAGTTTTTAATAAAATTGATCAATATCCAGAAGTCGATCGAGCAGAAATTTATTCTACCATTAGGGATGTAAGGGTGAGAGAATTATTATCTGCTGATGAAATTGTGATGGTGGCCGCTTCTCCTTTAATTGCTACAACGGTAAAAGATAAAGAAGGAAAAGTTAAAATTATTCGTCAACGGGGAAAACCGCAAATTGATGATTTACAACTAAAAATTCTGCAAATTCTCCATCAAGAAGGTAAATCTTTAGTGGCATTAAATACTATGTTATTTACGGGAGAAATTAACGAAAAATTAGTACAACAGAAAATTATTTGGCGAGAAGCAGAAGCCCAAAAAGTTATTCAAAAAACTGTTATGACAAAAGCAACTGCGATCGCACTTAATCCCGTTACTGCCTTAGACTTATTTACAGGAGCGATTATCGATGTTGCGATGATATTAACTCTTTCTCATCTTTACGGTATTCCCATGACTCAACAAAGTGCCATCAAACTGTTGCAAAAAATCGCTTTTAGTTTAGGAGGAATTACAGCTAGTGATATTTTAGTAACATTTGGCTTAAGTTCTCTCAAAGGTTTATTAGGTTTAGCGACTCCTGCCACTGGTGGTTTAAGTCTCGCACCTTATATTTCCGTAGCTATTACTCAAGGAGGAGTTGCAGGAGTTTCCACTTATATCATAGGACAAGTAACAAAAGTATATCTTGCCAATGGAGCATCATGGGGAGAAAATAGTCCCTTAACAGTAGTAAAAAACATTATCAATTCTCTCGATGAAACTTCTATATTGAATCGTATTAAATGGGAATTGAAAGCAAAATTAAGCAAAAAAATTCATCAAGCAATTAGAGAGAAGAGTTAG
- the mazG gene encoding nucleoside triphosphate pyrophosphohydrolase, whose amino-acid sequence MNVSESINHQILKALDKLIQVVAQLRSPDGGCPWDLAQTQQSLIPYIIEEAYEVVDALHSDNQEAIAEELGDLLLQVILQAQIAQEKEYFNLEDIAEIITAKLIRRHPHVFGDLQVADEAEVHHNWEKIKQQEKEEKKESNLLSDKLKTYTRSLPPLMASEKISKQAAKVGFEWENAEGVWDKFREELGEFQEAIANDNKQHATEELGDLLFTIVNIARWYNLDPTIALQGTNNRFIKRLSLMEKFADKPLENYSILELESLWQKAKKQLSIYS is encoded by the coding sequence ATGAATGTAAGTGAATCAATTAATCATCAGATTCTCAAAGCATTAGATAAATTAATTCAAGTTGTCGCACAATTACGATCACCTGATGGGGGTTGCCCTTGGGATTTAGCTCAAACTCAACAATCTTTGATACCCTATATCATCGAGGAAGCCTACGAAGTGGTAGATGCCTTACATTCAGATAATCAAGAAGCTATTGCAGAAGAATTAGGAGACTTATTGTTGCAAGTAATTTTACAAGCACAAATTGCCCAAGAAAAAGAGTATTTTAATTTAGAAGATATAGCAGAAATAATTACAGCTAAATTGATTCGTCGTCATCCCCATGTTTTTGGAGATTTACAAGTAGCCGATGAAGCAGAAGTTCACCATAATTGGGAGAAGATTAAACAACAGGAAAAAGAAGAAAAAAAAGAGTCCAATTTACTTAGTGATAAACTTAAAACTTATACTCGTAGTTTACCACCTTTAATGGCTAGTGAAAAAATTTCTAAACAAGCGGCAAAAGTAGGGTTTGAATGGGAAAATGCTGAAGGTGTTTGGGATAAATTTAGGGAAGAATTAGGAGAGTTTCAAGAAGCTATTGCTAATGATAATAAACAACACGCCACCGAAGAATTAGGCGATTTATTATTTACGATCGTAAATATTGCTAGATGGTATAATTTAGATCCCACTATTGCTTTACAAGGAACAAATAATCGCTTTATTAAGCGTCTTTCTTTAATGGAAAAATTTGCAGATAAACCTTTAGAAAACTATAGTATTTTAGAATTAGAATCCCTGTGGCAAAAAGCAAAAAAACAGTTATCTATTTATAGTTAA
- a CDS encoding PhoH family protein, with amino-acid sequence MTEDTQTIALPNVASAIALAGTQEENLKYIARHTGANLVLRGQDLVIYGKAKPVQRSLDVIYSLKPYWSEAKALTQPDIMTAFQALDTGRSEEYQNIQQEVLAKTRNGELIRAKTFRQRQYIKAIQQYDITFGIGPAGTGKTFLAAVLAVQALLKDECDRLILTRPAVEAGERLGFLPGDLQQKVNPFLRPLYDALYEFIDPMKIPELMEKGKIEVAPLAYMRGRTLSNAFVIVDEAQNTTPAQLKMVLTRLGFGSKMIVTGDITQTDLPSHQQSGLVVATKILKNVEGIGFCYLTQADVVRHPLVQKIVAAYEANNT; translated from the coding sequence ATGACTGAAGATACTCAAACTATTGCATTACCGAATGTTGCTAGTGCAATCGCCTTAGCAGGTACTCAAGAAGAAAATTTAAAATATATTGCCCGTCATACAGGCGCAAATTTAGTATTACGAGGTCAAGATTTGGTGATTTATGGTAAAGCTAAACCAGTGCAAAGAAGTTTGGATGTCATTTATTCTCTTAAGCCTTATTGGAGTGAAGCTAAGGCTTTAACTCAGCCCGATATTATGACTGCTTTTCAGGCTTTAGATACTGGCAGAAGTGAAGAATATCAAAATATTCAACAAGAAGTATTAGCCAAAACCCGTAATGGAGAATTAATTCGAGCAAAAACTTTTCGTCAGAGACAATACATAAAAGCTATTCAACAATATGATATTACCTTTGGAATTGGCCCGGCTGGTACAGGTAAAACTTTTTTAGCGGCGGTGTTAGCAGTACAAGCGTTATTAAAAGATGAATGCGATCGACTTATCTTAACACGTCCGGCGGTGGAAGCAGGAGAAAGATTAGGATTTCTTCCGGGAGACTTACAACAGAAAGTAAACCCTTTTTTGCGCCCTCTTTATGATGCCTTATACGAGTTTATTGATCCCATGAAAATTCCCGAATTGATGGAAAAAGGTAAAATAGAAGTAGCACCATTAGCATATATGAGAGGAAGAACCTTAAGTAACGCTTTTGTTATTGTCGACGAAGCACAAAATACTACTCCTGCACAATTGAAGATGGTGTTAACTCGTCTTGGTTTTGGCTCAAAAATGATCGTTACGGGAGATATAACTCAAACAGATTTACCATCTCATCAACAATCAGGATTAGTGGTTGCCACAAAAATTCTTAAAAATGTGGAAGGTATCGGTTTTTGTTATTTAACTCAAGCAGATGTTGTACGTCATCCTTTAGTACAAAAAATAGTCGCCGCTTATGAAGCCAATAATACTTAA